gagaaatatgtaaacccaaaatcattcaactattcgtgtaaccgtgaataatatagtagaacaacaaaccccgtggacgtaggccttagtgctgaaccacgtaaaccttggtcttatttacatttcagcactttacataaatttagctccgcacgtatctgcttatatatgttgttttcccttttatatttgtaccccatgcataatcgctacgcacggggaagttggaggaggccatgataaacccgtgggttttgagccaatgaatccacatcaggggatcatcatcgtaatctctttagactttaatgattgattgtgggcattcggaccccgcgtagttcgtgtgtccacactGCCGTTGCGTGGTCCTGCAATGATATCATCATCCAACATGCAAGGTCTCCTCCAAGCATATATACGTAGGAAACTGAAGCATAACCATATCTGCATCTGCCTCAAAGAAACCTCCCAAGCCCTGTAAACTTCAATAATGTTGGAAATCCTTTCTTTGCAGGAAACCTTACCCTCTTCAGTGCGAAAATGGCGACCCTGCAGGTGACTGTGAAGAGAGAATTACAGCTCAAACCTCTGCCTCCAATTCCATTGCGGCAACCATCAACTTTTTTGAATGGGCACGAAATCAAATCACAATGCGAATCAGGAAGCGAAGACAATGCAGGAGATGGAGAAAGAGACTGGGATAACCTAGTTGCAGGCATTGTGTCCGTAAAActctaatgaaaaatgaataaataaaaaaaaaaNNNNNNNNNNNNNNNNNNNNNNNNNNNNNNNNNNNNNNNNNNNNNNNNNNNNNNNNNNaaaaaaaaaaaaaaaaaaaaaaaaaaacttttgaaaaAACAACAAACCCTAAAGAATGGATGTAGGAAAACCCGGAAAAACAATGATGCAAAGCTGCCTGATGTTGATGGAAGATGATGCGAAGATGAATCATAAATTGGTATGCAAACAAAAGGATAAAGAGCCGATTCCAGATTTCAGTCGCAGGAAATTGCTGGAGACTTGTAGTAATACAAATGAACTTGACTGAACCAAGTTGGAAAGTTTATATCCCATTTAACTGCTTTGACGCTAATTAATCATTCTCCTTGTTAAGTATCTATGCCGCCGGTTGAAAAGGTAGCTTTTCTTTTACAACTCCACCTGTAATTGGGTCAACAAGTAACTCAATTCCACCAACATTCACTGcttgataagaaaaaaaattgtcttAAATATCTCTTTATCAACATACAGTACTAATTTAAATTTTCATGAAGCACAATTTAATTTTATGAATTTATTACAAAACCGCTCTTACTAAAAACTCAAGGATTTTGAAGGTAACTCGTACGATATGGAGGTAAAATCATCCGTAACCTTCACAAATATGCACCGGACACCGAAGGATATCCGGTTCGGGATGTTAAAATCACACACTTTTTGGTCCATAAAAGATTTGGATGAGGAGCCCgtgactagggctgcacatacccgacccaacccgccgacCCAACCCGCACCCGACCAAAAAtacccgcacccgacccaacccgccgaggcatgggtcgactatgggtgaggcacgccagaacccacctattttgggtcggttgcgggtagaaacttccgtcacccgaaccgacccacccaccCGCCCAAAACTAACGTAGGATCCTGACCCTTAGATCTAACCTAGGATGGATTATCAGAGCCGTTGAATTTATGTATAAAAGACCTAACTTAACCTAACCTAATCGCAatctccttctcttctcttctgcgGCCTCTCCCTCTTCTgagtcttctctccttctcagacagACTCATCTCCATCCAAGTCTCCaactccattcttttttcttctctcagTCTCAGATTCTCTTTGTGGATCATCGGCATCACCAGAAGCAAACCAATAACGGAAGGTAAGATTAGGAACTcggtaattttcaatttagggtttatctgtttagggtgttgttttttaatttcagtttggaatgaattggtatgatgttactatgttagaactcagtaatgaagagtttaatcagtagattcaaaggattcttgaatgtttatgtgtttagggtttgtcaagattgaagaactgaatctGAATCTAATACCCTTTATTTTATTCTTGAATGTTTATGTGTCAAGATTGAAGAACAGAACCCAGCTATCTTCTTTTACCCAGGTTTGTTCCTCTTTATCATTTTTCAgaatttgttttctttgttttgcatAGGCATGCATCAATTGAGTAATGTGGAGGACATTGGGAGATCTGAGGTAGAAAGGTACTTGGCTGAACCGATCTACACACCCACAAATGAAAATGCTACTTTTGATATATTACAATGGTGGAAGGTAAATGCTGCGAGGTTTGACATTTTGCCACTTATGGCTAAAGATATATTTGCTATTCCCGTTTCTTCCGTTGCTTCAGAATCAGCATTTAGTACCGGAAAAAGAATTTTGGATCCTTTTCGAAGCTCCTTAAAGCCCAAGACACTTGAGGCCTTAATTTTGTTACAAAATTGGTTACGAACACCAATAGACATGGATTCATCTACCCTTGGAGTCGAGGAGGAGGAGATTGATATTGCTGAGTATGGTATGTCTAAATTTTCCTTGGCtctattgttgttcatgacactgTGAGTTTTACTGCAGCATGTTTATTACATGAAAGTACATGGTTTACTAAACATAATGCATGCTATGTGAATAGATTAACTGCCCTGTTATGTTAACTGCCCTGTTATGTTAGTAATCTATAACAAAAATCTTTTGAAATCCGAAGATCACTCATAGTTATCTCTATATCAACATGTCAGAGGCATTGTCACAATGTCGTGTACCTCATATCAATTGGATTTCTTAAATTCAGttatctgtttgatgtttgttatacTGTTTTCTATGGTTTGAGAATCTTGAAATTTGGCTTTTCAAATTTTGCTTTGATCTGTATATTGTCTGTTATCTTGATGTTCTTAGTATTAGGATATTTTATATGTTCTTATAGTTGAATTTGGATGTTGAGATTATGATGAAGCTGAGTTATTCAGTTTAattgttcatttgaatcatttcgcTTGCAGAGTTATTCAGTTTCAGTGACCTTGCTTCTTCTTCTATCGTCATAGACTCATAGACAAGGTAATGACGCCAAGGCCCAAGGGTCATTGTCAGTAGCTTGATATTTCTGAGTATCTTTGTTACTGTAACTAATTTACAGACTTCGTTTTATTTCAGGCTTTcagccattcggaggtaaaacaTCCACAAACTTGCAGGCTTGCAGCGACTCGCTGTTGGTCGCTTTATATGATATTAGGCTTTAGTATAGTAGTATAGTACGCAATACTTAGTAAtgcactcttttatcttttgagctttgaacaaTTGAACTCTGTTCCTTTTTATTGTTAGCTTTATCAACTTTGTTATACACTTATACTGTTATACAGTTATACACTTATACTCAATAACTCTGTTCCTTGTTAATGTAATGTACAGTACtaatgtcattttattttatggtgggtaacccaccacccacccgaccaaACCCGCCGTCACAATGGGTCGGGTGACAACCGACCCATTGTgttgttgggtcggttgcgggtgacaacttctgttacccgccatcagtgggtcgggtggtgggtgaggccaaaaccgacccaaaccgacccatgtgcagccctacccgTGACGTTACTAACCAATTACCATTCCCTCCAAACTCCAGACTATACACACTTTTTGGCGCCAGTTTTTCCCCCCCTCCCTAATGGCGTTGAAATACATAAAACCCAATAATCACAATACCTTCTCCTTCAACTCCATCTTTCATAAATGTAAGTCAATGGCAGAATTCAAACAAACCCATGCTCGTCTAATCGTTAATGGTTTACCATATCCTCAACCATCTCTTCGACCAGTTATTTCATTCTCTGCACTTCAACCCACTGGTGATATCGATTACGCGCTTCTACTCCTTCTCCGAACCCCCATAAAACCAACAATTTTTCTCTTCAATACTGTGATTCGTGGGCTTGCGCGGTCGGTTCGTTCTGGTGCTGTGTCTAGTTCTGTTACACTACTTCGTAGAATGGGTGAATGTGATCTATCTCCCAATAGTTTTACTTATACTTTTCTTTTCCAGTGTTGTGCAAAGTTTGTTGGTTTTGATTTAGGTTCGCAGTTCCATGGAGGGGTGATTAAGAGGTGTTTTCCATTTGATGTGTGTGTTTGTAATTCCATGATTCAGTTCTATTCAGTTTGTGGCAAATTAGATGATGCGAAGGAAGTATTCGATGAATGTACTCAAAGAGATATTGTAACGTGGAACTCATTGATTAGTGGGTATGTAAGAAATAGAGAGATTTTAGAAGCACTGGGTGTTTTTGAAAAAATGCCTGAAAGAAATGAGGTTTCTTGGAACAGCTTGATTGGTGGTCTAGTTGGAGCAGGTTATTTGGACGAGGCACGACGTCTTTTTGATGGGATGATGAAAAGAAATGTTGTTAGTTGGGCAGTGATGATATCTGGGTATTGTCAAAATAGTTATTTAAGAGAAGCTCTGGCCTTGTTTAGGGAGATGCAATCGTTGGATTTAAAACCGAATTTTGCAGTTTTGGTGAGTGTTCTTTCTGCTTGTGCACAATTAGGAGCTTTTGATCATGGGAGTTGGGTTCATTCCTATATTAAGAAGAATGGTATTAAGATGGATTCGATACTTTCTGCAGCTTTGATTGATATGTATGCGAAATGTGGTAATATTAGTCTGGCTATGCAAGTATTTGATTCTTCGGAGGAGAAAAATATATCCACTTACACAGCTGCAATATCAGGTTTGGCATACAATGGGTATAATGAAGAATCAATTCGGATTTTTGAGAAAATGAAGAGTGCAAGAATCACACCAGATCGTATTTCCTATCTAGCAGTATTATGTTCTTGTAGCCACATGGGTTCAGTTAAAAAAGgttttcattacttcaattcaatgGTTGAGGTTCATGGCATCATACCTGAGCTGGATCACTATACGTGCATGGTTGATCTTCTTGGCCGTGCAGGTTTGTTGGAGGAAGCTGAAAGATTCATAAATACCATGCCAATAACTCCGGATAATGTCATATGGGGTGCCCTTCTTAGTGCATGCAGGACTCACAGCAATGTGGAAATGGGACAAAGAGTCGGGAATTGCTTAATTGAATCTGATCCAGGACATGATGGGCGTTATGTTCTCCTTTCAAACATTTATGCAGTGTCAAGTAAAGGAGAATGTGTAGAAGAAATTCAGAGAACTATGAGAAAGAGAAGAGTTAAACGTGTTCCAGGGTACAGTTCAATTGAGGTTGATGGTATTGTTCATGAATTTGTTGCTGGGGACAAGTCCCACGATAAGACAGGTGAAATTTATTCCGTGTGGGAGGAGATGGTTACAGAGATAAAGAAACTTGGGTATGCACCAGAGACAAAGGGGGTTGTGTTTGATGttgaagaagaggaaaaagaaacTGTAGTTGGTTATCACAGTGAAAAATTGGCTGTTGCATTTGGGTTTATCAGCAAAGAGCCAGGCTCAGTTCTTCGCATCGTGAAGAATATTCGTATCTGTAGTGACTGTCATTCTGCAATTAAACTTGTTTCTAAGGTTTTTCAAAGGAAGATTGTGGTTAGAGATCGTAGACGCTTTCATCACTTTGAAGATGGATTTTGTTCTTGTAATGATTACTGGTAAGCAAGACATATTTAAAATCGTGCATTGATTACCCTTTCTTGAAAGCCGGaaagaaaattttcttttgagGGAAACCTACATCAAAATGTGGTATAAGAGGAACAACCTTCATGGGAAATATGTGCTCTGATATAAAGTATTCCCCAATGTCAATCATCGAAGTTTAACGTGAAGCAGCGTGACTATGGCTATCAGAAGGTACATTGTATTGACAGGCAATCAAGTTAGCCCCCAAAAAATGTAAAGCATAATTCAAAAGGAAGTATATACTGATTATGTGAAGGCTAGAAACCTTCTGCTTAAGAAGAAGTCGAGAAACGTAAGTTCATACTAGACAAGTTCATTATACTAATTCATGATTCAGGTTAATTGCCTTGTGAAATAATATTTTACATTTGCTGATaacttgtgatttttttttcaacGAATCTTTCAGGCTCGCTATTGAGGCAGAGATGGTTGGGTTGCTCCTCGCTTTGCCATGATCTGGAATCAAAAGAGATGTTCCCTATTAATTGTAAGTGGTGATCTGCCCTTTGTTTCAGCTTGATTTACTTTGTTTAATTTGTGTCTTACAAATGCTTATGAGCCTTAGCTATTTCAAAGTACACAAGCATTTCAAACGTTAACTTGTGCCTTAGAAGACCAACAATAGAGTAGGCTGTCGTCTGGGGTGGATTCAGCAACGTACTCCCTGGATATTAGAAAACAATCGTATTTTACTCGTTTTCTAGACCCTTAAAAATGCTTTCAAGTTTTATTTAATAAATTCGAATGAAGACAAATTTTATCTTGTCAATTTCATCATAGTGTGGTGGTTGGTTTAAGCTCATAAATATTACTACGTACGTTTTGATACCTAAACTCAAACCTACTGGCAACTCGTTTTGCTAAATCAATAAAAAGCTGGCTAGTTGCTTTTTATGGGTCTCTTTATGAGTCTGTCTTTAGCTTAGGTGAACCAGAAATGGCTATTTCTTATGTACTAAGCTGCCTCTTCTTTTAAGAAATGGAGgtccttttccttgaagaaaaTGGTAATGCATTAATTCTAATAAAAACTGCACGTCTCTTGAAGAGTAGGTATTTGCTGATCAAAATGCATTATATAAAATCGTTCTCTTCTCCAAATCGTTTTCTTCTCCAAAGAGTAGGTATTTGCTGATCAAAATGCATTATATAAAATACAATAACCAATTTGGAATCCGCTTTTTCCCGCTTCAGGAAAATTTTCATCTTTGGTCACATTTCTCCCTCTTCTAAATATAGCACCGCATGTTCTCTTTAaaacctctgttttcttcttcttcggtcCACTCTCCTCATAGCTCATATCATCTGAGTAGTGGTGTGTAGCTAGATCCAGAACCTTGTTTCTTTCTCCTCATTTTCTTCTCTTTCCCTTATTATTTGGTTCTGTAATAAATAGAGACTCAATAGAAAGAAAGATAAACAGAGAGTTATTTAGACCAAAAAAGGGGTTTAGAAACAGAGAATAGAGAGGAAGAAGGGTACATATAGAGAGATGGAGTCAAAGATGAAGAAGTCCTTGAGGCGCTATTGAAAGAAGCTGTAGACTTGGTACTGATTATGGATCTCGACCTGAAATGTTCTTCGATCTTTcactattttttgtttttgaggtATTTTGGTATGTGTTGTTGTTTGTTGTTATGAGTTTTTTCGTTTAAAAGGTTCTTCtctgttttttcttttgtaaatgcAGGAGAACATACCCATAGAAGAAGTATTTGAAAATCTAAGATGTAGCAGACAAGGATTAACGTCTGAAGAGGCTCAAGAAAGAGTAACCATTTTTGGTTGCAACAAACTTGAAGAAAAAAGGtagctttcttttcttttcagattTTTCTGAGCTAAAGATGTTAATTCTCAATACCCTTCTTTTTTTGGTTCAAAATTTCAGGAGAGCAAGTTGTTGAAGTTCTTGGGGTTTATGTGGAATCCATTATCATGGGTAATGGAAATTGCTGCAATTATGGAGGAGTaagtgttattacttttcatttgcttttccatttttttttctttttgttttaaatctCATCTTTGgatggttgttatttgattttgCAGGGAAAGCCTCCAGATTGGCAGGACTTTGTTGGAATTATCATTCTTCTAGTGATTAACTCGACCATCAGTTTCGTAGAGGAGAACAATGCAGGAAATGCCGCTGCTGCTCTCATGGCTCAGCTAGCACCGAAAGCTAAGGTATCACATTGAAGTATATATATTGCTGGTTTGTTCAAgttgttttgttttcaaaatttataattttctggttccttttttttttaaatctggaGTCAAATGGGAAGGATTTGCGTTGCTGAAATGAAACATATGTAGGTTCTCCGGGACGGAAAGTGGAATGAGGAGGAAGCAGCTATACTTGTTCCTGGTGATGTAATTAGTATTAAACTAGGGGATATAGTTCCTGCAGATGCACGTCTACTTGACGGAGATCCGTTGAAAATTGACCAGGTGGGTTTAGTGAGATTTTAGTTTCTAAATTGGTGGAATGTAACATGATTGATGTGTTTATGAAGTGTAACTGCTTGGTCATTGCAGTCTGCACTTACTGGGGAGTCCCTAGCTGTTACAAAAGGGCCGGGTGATGGTGTTTATTCTGGTTCTACCTGCAAGCAGGGGGAAATTGAAGCTGTTGTAATTGCAACTGGTGTTCATACTTTCTTCGGAAAGGCTGCTCATCTTGTAGATTCTACAAATCACTTGGTCACTTCCAAAAGGTGAGTGAGTCATTGTACAGAAATTTTAGGATATTCTTGCAACTCAGTACATTTCTCTTACCTCGACAGATGGTACTGTGCTGATACGTCCTTTTCTTGTTTAATTCTCAGGTCTTGAAGGCAATTGGGAACTTCTGTTTCTGCACAATTATCACTGGGATGGTAATAGAGGTTCTTGTTATGTACCCAGTGCAAGGTAGGGGTTATCGTCCAGGAATTGACAATCTTCTGGTTCTTCTAATCGGAGGAATTCCAATCGCCATGCCAACAGTGCTGTCAGTGACAATGGCCATTGGTTCCCGTCGTTTAGCTCAGCAGGTTCGTAATACGCTCCCAAATTGACTTCTGCAATTTCTCCTGGATGTAACCTGTTGACACAGTGGTTCAGTGAACAAACTTCACCCTCTCGTGCTTCAGCCTTACCCAAAACTTGTCTCAAAACAACTATATAGGCCATTCACTCTCTAAGTGAATGCCAAACTCTCTCTAACTCGAGACTCACTCTCCAGGTGAATTTTGTTCTGCAGGGAGCCATAACAAAGAGAATGACAGCAATAGAGGAAATGGCTGGCATGGACGTGCTCTGCAGTGACAAGACTGGAACTCTGACCTTGAACAAGCTCAGTGTCGATAAGAATCTAATTGAGGTCATATATCTATAGGTTTCACGGTGAAATGTATTTCTACTTGAGGAAGGCAGTGGGTCCTTCATCTGACTACTTGTGCTTGATCATACATATCCAGGTTTTCACCAAAGGAGTAGACGAAGATATGGTTATCTTGATGGCTACTCGAGCATCTCGAATTGAGAATCAAGATGCTATAGACACAGCTATTGTTGGGATGCTGGCTGACCCAGAGGAGGTATGTTTGCTGATGTTGGAGTTTGCAGTGGTTCTTCATAAATTTGACCAAATGTAGTTTCTCTTTGAGTATTCGTTTATTAATGTTTCTGATTTGATCTAATTCACTAAAAGGCGCGTTCTGGCATCCAAGAAGTGCACTTTCTCCCATTTAACCCCATTGACAAACGAACGGCGCTTACATACATTGACAATGAAGGTAAAATGCATCGGGTTAGCAAAGGTGCACCAGAGCAGGTATCACTTTTTGAACTTTTTGTGTTTTTTGGTTATTTGCAAATTCTTAACAGCTCTTGTTGTTAATCTGGCCAATATTTTTGATGATCAGATTTTGAATCTTGCAAACAATAAACCGGACATAGAGCGTAGAGTCCATGCAGCGGTTGATAGATTTGCAGAACGAGGCTTAAGGACACTCGGAGTAGCATACCAAGAAGTCCCAGAAGGCAGGAAAGAGAGCAGAGGTGCTCCATGGAAGTTTGTCGGCCTCTTGCCACTCTTTGA
This DNA window, taken from Papaver somniferum cultivar HN1 chromosome 3, ASM357369v1, whole genome shotgun sequence, encodes the following:
- the LOC113359020 gene encoding pentatricopeptide repeat-containing protein At5g66520-like, with translation MAEFKQTHARLIVNGLPYPQPSLRPVISFSALQPTGDIDYALLLLLRTPIKPTIFLFNTVIRGLARSVRSGAVSSSVTLLRRMGECDLSPNSFTYTFLFQCCAKFVGFDLGSQFHGGVIKRCFPFDVCVCNSMIQFYSVCGKLDDAKEVFDECTQRDIVTWNSLISGYVRNREILEALGVFEKMPERNEVSWNSLIGGLVGAGYLDEARRLFDGMMKRNVVSWAVMISGYCQNSYLREALALFREMQSLDLKPNFAVLVSVLSACAQLGAFDHGSWVHSYIKKNGIKMDSILSAALIDMYAKCGNISLAMQVFDSSEEKNISTYTAAISGLAYNGYNEESIRIFEKMKSARITPDRISYLAVLCSCSHMGSVKKGFHYFNSMVEVHGIIPELDHYTCMVDLLGRAGLLEEAERFINTMPITPDNVIWGALLSACRTHSNVEMGQRVGNCLIESDPGHDGRYVLLSNIYAVSSKGECVEEIQRTMRKRRVKRVPGYSSIEVDGIVHEFVAGDKSHDKTGEIYSVWEEMVTEIKKLGYAPETKGVVFDVEEEEKETVVGYHSEKLAVAFGFISKEPGSVLRIVKNIRICSDCHSAIKLVSKVFQRKIVVRDRRRFHHFEDGFCSCNDYWLAIEAEMENIPIEEVFENLRCSRQGLTSEEAQERVTIFGCNKLEEKRRASC